In Rahnella aquatilis CIP 78.65 = ATCC 33071, one DNA window encodes the following:
- a CDS encoding sugar ABC transporter permease → MSKNSSIKRNRFIRLALSYFLLLIVAVIIIYPLIWTVGASLNAGNSLLSTSIIPENVSFQHYKDLFNGEVNYVGWYWNSMKISFLTMILTLICVSFTAYSFSRFRFKGRKDGLMLFLLLQMIPQFSALIAIFVLAQLLGLINSHLALVLIYVGGMIPMNTYLMKGYLDAIPKDLDESARMDGAGNFRIFIEIIMPLSKPILAVIALFSFTGPLGDFILSSTILRTPDKYTLPIGLYNLVAQKMGANYTMYAAGAVLIAVPVAIFYLALQKYFVSGLTAGSTKG, encoded by the coding sequence ATGAGTAAGAACAGCAGTATTAAAAGAAACCGGTTTATCCGCCTTGCGCTGAGTTATTTCCTGTTACTGATAGTGGCGGTGATCATTATTTATCCGCTGATCTGGACCGTCGGCGCGTCACTGAATGCCGGTAACAGCCTGCTCAGTACGTCGATTATTCCCGAGAACGTCTCGTTCCAGCATTACAAAGACCTGTTTAACGGCGAAGTGAATTACGTCGGCTGGTACTGGAATTCAATGAAAATCAGTTTCCTGACCATGATCCTGACGCTGATTTGCGTCAGTTTCACCGCCTATTCCTTCTCGCGTTTCCGGTTTAAAGGCCGTAAAGACGGGCTGATGTTGTTTCTGTTATTGCAGATGATCCCGCAATTTTCGGCGCTGATCGCCATCTTTGTGCTGGCGCAGTTACTCGGGCTTATCAACAGCCATCTGGCGCTGGTGCTGATTTATGTCGGCGGCATGATCCCGATGAACACTTATCTGATGAAAGGCTATCTCGATGCCATCCCGAAAGATCTGGATGAGTCAGCGCGGATGGACGGCGCGGGGAATTTCCGCATTTTCATCGAAATCATCATGCCGTTATCGAAACCGATACTGGCGGTGATCGCGCTGTTTTCCTTCACCGGACCGCTGGGGGATTTCATCCTCTCCAGCACCATTTTGCGTACGCCGGACAAGTACACCCTGCCGATTGGCCTGTACAACCTGGTCGCGCAAAAAATGGGAGCCAACTACACGATGTACGCCGCAGGCGCGGTACTGATCGCCGTGCCGGTCGCCATTTTCTATCTCGCCTTACAAAAATACTTCGTTTCCGGCCTGACGGCTGGCAGTACAAAAGGATAA